One window of the Magnetococcales bacterium genome contains the following:
- the accC gene encoding acetyl-CoA carboxylase biotin carboxylase subunit, whose translation MFKKILIANRGEIALRIHRACKELGIQTVAVHSVADANALHVMLADEAVCIGPPPAAESYLNIKSIMAAAEITDTEAIHPGYGFLSENAEFAEVVADSGLTFIGPTAAVIRLLGDKVTARASMIAAGVPVVPGSPGVVESDDMALQVARDIGFPVIIKACGGGGGRGMKIVHTETSLANACSIARNEARQFFGNPHIYIEKFLEAPRHVEIQILADQHGHAIHLGERDCSIQRRHQKVLEEAPSPAVAPAQREQLGRLACQAALAVGYTGAGTFEFLLSDGGFHFLEVNTRIQVEHPITEMISGIDLVKQQIRIAFGEPLPINQEEVRLHGHAIECRINAEDPETFLPSPGLITEYHAPGGGGVRVESGAYAGYRIPPHYDSMIGKLITYGEDRNEAMARMRRALDEYVIGGVATTIPLHRRILQDSEFCRGKYTLHFLNRFLQPRKPDKRKP comes from the coding sequence ATGTTTAAAAAAATCCTGATTGCCAACCGAGGCGAGATTGCCCTGCGCATTCATCGGGCCTGCAAGGAGTTGGGGATTCAGACCGTGGCGGTGCATTCAGTGGCCGATGCCAACGCCCTGCACGTCATGTTGGCAGATGAAGCGGTGTGCATCGGACCGCCACCAGCCGCCGAATCCTACCTGAACATCAAATCCATCATGGCAGCTGCCGAGATCACCGACACCGAGGCCATTCATCCCGGATACGGCTTCCTCTCTGAAAACGCCGAATTTGCCGAAGTAGTCGCCGATTCTGGTTTGACCTTCATCGGCCCTACGGCGGCTGTCATCCGCCTGTTGGGCGACAAGGTCACGGCACGCGCATCCATGATCGCGGCTGGCGTACCGGTGGTGCCCGGTTCGCCGGGAGTGGTCGAGAGTGACGATATGGCGTTGCAGGTAGCCCGGGATATCGGTTTTCCGGTCATCATCAAGGCCTGCGGAGGGGGCGGAGGCCGCGGCATGAAAATTGTCCACACCGAAACCTCCCTGGCCAACGCCTGTTCCATCGCCCGCAACGAGGCGCGCCAATTTTTTGGCAATCCGCACATCTACATCGAAAAATTTCTTGAGGCGCCCCGTCACGTTGAAATACAAATCCTGGCCGACCAACACGGTCATGCCATTCATCTAGGGGAACGGGATTGTTCCATCCAACGCCGACACCAGAAGGTGCTGGAAGAGGCGCCCTCGCCAGCCGTCGCTCCAGCTCAGCGGGAACAACTGGGCAGGTTGGCCTGCCAGGCCGCACTTGCCGTGGGTTATACAGGCGCCGGCACCTTCGAGTTTCTGTTGAGCGACGGTGGCTTTCACTTCCTGGAGGTCAATACCCGCATCCAGGTCGAGCACCCCATCACCGAAATGATCTCCGGCATCGATCTGGTCAAGCAACAAATCCGCATTGCCTTCGGTGAGCCTCTCCCCATCAATCAGGAGGAGGTTCGCCTGCATGGGCACGCCATCGAATGCCGCATCAATGCCGAGGATCCGGAAACCTTTCTCCCCTCCCCAGGCTTGATCACCGAATATCACGCCCCCGGCGGAGGAGGAGTCCGGGTTGAATCCGGGGCCTATGCCGGTTACCGCATACCACCCCATTATGACTCCATGATCGGCAAGCTGATCACCTATGGCGAGGATCGCAACGAAGCCATGGCCCGCATGCGCCGGGCCTTGGACGAATATGTCATCGGTGGTGTCGCCACGACCATCCCCCTGCACCGACGCATTCTCCAGGATAGTGAGTTCTGTCGCGGAAAATACACGCTCCATTTTCTGAACCGCTTCCTGCAACCAAGAAAACCAGATAAAAGAAAACCCTGA
- a CDS encoding YdcF family protein, whose amino-acid sequence MSAVLLPVLSSLVLPPGLVLVVLALVWWLIPRHTRLARVVLVFGALLLYISTIQAPAYYLSTRLERYHPLTLEQVKSSPAQAIVVLGSGRESPSRFLGDATLTSDGMDRVRYAARLRDWTGLPLLATGGSPDHEAVSEAELMKKVFEADLHTPVQWVEDKSNNTWENALFSRQILARSSIAHIILVTQAFHMPRSVWAFEKVGFLVTPAPTPYNMHRPGLSLGDWLPKVTAGMRLPLHEYIGMLWYRLRHGEKGPVATARAGLP is encoded by the coding sequence ATGAGCGCTGTGTTGCTCCCTGTTCTGAGTTCTCTTGTCTTGCCTCCTGGTTTGGTTCTGGTCGTACTGGCCCTCGTCTGGTGGTTGATTCCTCGCCATACACGTCTTGCGCGCGTTGTTCTGGTCTTTGGCGCCCTTTTGCTCTACATCTCGACCATTCAGGCGCCGGCGTATTATCTCTCGACTCGATTGGAGAGATACCACCCTCTCACTTTGGAGCAGGTGAAATCCTCTCCTGCCCAGGCCATTGTCGTCCTGGGCAGCGGTCGTGAATCCCCGTCCCGGTTTCTTGGCGATGCGACGCTCACAAGCGACGGAATGGACCGGGTTCGCTATGCCGCCCGCCTGCGCGACTGGACCGGCCTTCCTCTCCTTGCCACTGGGGGCTCCCCCGACCATGAAGCCGTGTCCGAAGCGGAGTTGATGAAAAAAGTTTTTGAGGCCGATCTGCACACCCCTGTGCAGTGGGTGGAAGATAAAAGCAACAACACATGGGAGAATGCTTTGTTTTCACGCCAAATTTTGGCTAGAAGCTCGATTGCGCACATCATTCTGGTGACCCAGGCTTTTCACATGCCCAGATCTGTGTGGGCTTTTGAAAAGGTCGGTTTCCTGGTGACGCCGGCGCCGACACCCTATAATATGCATCGTCCCGGGCTCTCCCTGGGTGATTGGCTTCCCAAGGTCACTGCCGGCATGCGGCTTCCCTTGCATGAATATATCGGCATGCTTTGGTACCGGTTGCGTCATGGCGAAAAGGGGCCTGTGGCAACGGCCCGTGCGGGCCTCCCCTGA
- a CDS encoding DUF484 family protein has protein sequence MSDHSTITEYQVDRWLRENPDFFRTHADLLPAAITASGRVLSLESGKLDHLQRQNEQIREQLDGMLERVRRNEEIYRTLHTIQVGLIGARTLFQLVKAATSALELAFDISRVTLALSDCAEGFGLTLENRPPELADRVFVVSQAVLNQMLGDGRSTIIRIGMEGGGNRHLFFGTHTPSIRSEALVPLSLTTGGSRKLLGSLNLGGTIPSRFIPSYSTDLVQDLSEVIALCLKRMLPSGA, from the coding sequence ATGAGTGATCACTCCACCATCACCGAATACCAGGTTGATCGATGGTTGCGAGAAAATCCGGATTTTTTTCGCACCCACGCTGATCTTTTGCCGGCTGCCATCACGGCTTCCGGGCGTGTCCTCTCTCTGGAGAGCGGCAAACTGGACCATTTGCAGCGCCAGAACGAGCAGATCCGTGAACAGCTCGACGGCATGCTGGAGCGTGTGCGCCGCAACGAGGAGATTTATCGCACGCTCCACACCATCCAGGTTGGGTTGATCGGTGCCCGGACCCTGTTCCAGCTGGTCAAAGCTGCCACATCGGCTCTTGAACTTGCCTTTGATATTTCACGTGTGACCCTGGCCTTGTCCGATTGTGCGGAGGGTTTTGGTCTTACCCTGGAGAACCGTCCTCCCGAGCTTGCTGACCGGGTCTTTGTTGTCAGTCAGGCCGTGCTGAACCAGATGCTGGGGGATGGACGTTCGACGATCATTCGCATCGGGATGGAGGGGGGTGGCAACCGTCACCTTTTTTTTGGCACCCACACCCCATCCATTCGTTCGGAGGCCCTGGTTCCCCTCTCCCTGACCACGGGTGGCTCACGCAAGCTTCTCGGCAGCCTCAACCTGGGCGGCACCATCCCCAGCCGTTTCATTCCCAGTTACTCCACGGACCTGGTCCAGGATTTGTCGGAAGTGATTGCGCTTTGCCTGAAGAGGATGCTACCATCCGGCGCATGA
- the aroQ gene encoding type II 3-dehydroquinate dehydratase, translating into MTIPPLWRILVLNGPNLNMLGQREAGIYGADTLADIEKACRHHGETLRAEIVFFQSNHEGVLVERIQQSLGVCDLIIINPAAFTHTSVAIRDALLAVALPVIEVHLSNIFKREPFRHHSYIHDIAIGQITGFGKDGYILALEGGVRYLRQHRPG; encoded by the coding sequence ATGACCATTCCCCCGCTTTGGCGCATTCTGGTGTTGAATGGTCCAAACCTGAACATGCTCGGGCAACGCGAGGCAGGCATCTATGGCGCCGACACCCTGGCGGATATCGAGAAGGCCTGCCGACATCACGGCGAAACCCTGAGAGCCGAGATCGTCTTCTTCCAGTCCAACCATGAAGGGGTGCTGGTCGAGCGGATCCAACAGTCGCTGGGGGTGTGCGATTTGATCATCATCAATCCGGCGGCGTTCACCCATACATCGGTTGCCATTCGCGACGCCCTGCTGGCCGTGGCATTGCCGGTGATCGAAGTGCATCTGAGCAACATCTTCAAGCGGGAACCATTCCGACACCACTCCTACATCCACGACATCGCCATCGGACAAATAACCGGGTTCGGCAAGGATGGCTATATCCTGGCGCTGGAAGGGGGTGTACGCTACCTTCGGCAGCATCGGCCCGGCTGA
- a CDS encoding HlyC/CorC family transporter gives MVSEILILLVLLLFSAFFSGSETALTTLSSARVEVLLREGRPGARTLSRIKSNTNRLLITLLIGNTVVNIAASAITTVLAHKHFGDLGTSFVVGVLTLGILFLCEIVPKTFAARYAVTISLRVAPFVLFFIHLTKPMTWFMEHLTVWLQKMSPAQIDPTVTESELISMARHGAAEGSIERDEHIMIQRIFAFDDLRAEDVMIPRHRIFSLNGSLTIREALPEFLEHPHSRVPLHTGLKDEIHRVAHLREILVEAAQGNWDKTLEEIAQNPLFVPLNQPVDALFNTLRGTKKQTVIVVDEFGQLQGLFTLEDMLEELVGEIYDELDKPPESIQEVREGELLVEGTVEVRSLAEYFGKTLSGKPSDIISLWILEHVQRIPTATERFVIDGLEVTIVRVTRRRILQVRVAIPMDEKT, from the coding sequence ATGGTCAGTGAAATTTTGATACTGCTCGTCCTTCTGCTTTTCTCGGCTTTTTTCTCCGGGTCCGAGACGGCGTTGACCACGCTCTCGTCAGCCCGTGTCGAAGTTTTGCTGCGGGAGGGCCGTCCTGGCGCCCGCACCCTTTCGCGCATCAAAAGCAACACCAACCGCCTGCTGATCACGCTTCTGATCGGCAACACCGTCGTCAATATCGCTGCATCGGCCATCACCACCGTTCTGGCGCACAAGCATTTTGGTGATCTGGGGACCAGCTTCGTTGTGGGTGTGTTGACCCTGGGCATCCTGTTCCTTTGTGAGATTGTTCCTAAAACCTTTGCCGCCCGTTACGCCGTGACCATCTCGCTCAGGGTGGCGCCTTTTGTGTTGTTTTTCATCCATCTGACCAAGCCCATGACCTGGTTCATGGAGCATTTGACTGTCTGGCTGCAAAAAATGAGTCCAGCGCAAATCGATCCCACGGTGACCGAATCCGAACTCATCTCCATGGCGCGACATGGTGCCGCCGAGGGCAGCATTGAACGCGATGAACACATCATGATCCAACGGATCTTCGCCTTTGATGATCTGCGCGCCGAAGATGTCATGATTCCCCGTCACCGCATCTTCTCCTTGAATGGTTCATTGACCATTCGCGAGGCCCTGCCAGAGTTTTTGGAGCACCCTCACTCCCGGGTGCCGCTCCATACCGGTCTCAAGGATGAAATTCATCGTGTCGCCCATCTGCGGGAGATCCTTGTCGAAGCGGCCCAGGGTAACTGGGACAAGACCCTTGAAGAAATTGCTCAAAACCCGCTTTTTGTTCCCCTCAACCAGCCTGTTGATGCCCTGTTCAACACCCTCCGAGGCACCAAGAAACAGACCGTCATCGTTGTGGACGAGTTTGGCCAGCTCCAGGGGCTCTTCACCCTGGAGGATATGCTGGAAGAGTTGGTCGGGGAGATTTATGACGAACTGGATAAACCCCCCGAAAGCATCCAGGAGGTGCGCGAAGGGGAGTTGCTGGTCGAGGGTACGGTGGAGGTTCGCTCCCTGGCCGAGTATTTCGGCAAAACGCTCAGCGGCAAACCCTCCGATATCATCAGCCTGTGGATTTTGGAGCATGTCCAAAGGATTCCGACGGCAACCGAACGGTTTGTCATCGATGGATTGGAAGTGACCATCGTCCGCGTCACCCGGCGGCGCATTTTACAGGTGCGCGTCGCCATCCCCATGGATGAAAAAACGTAG
- a CDS encoding bacteriohemerythrin: protein MKTRGLSIKGKLFLAFLAPIIILSGINVWGFVATQAISSQTDVLKQEGIALAMVARDLERDVIQVQQYLSDVSATRGRDGLNDGFDEAEKSARSFKAGLDRFRKHAEQAGDQASLRSVEEIATRFAAYYTLGQKMAHDYVDGGPDAGNRQMASFDKEAEALGEVLQPFVAQRMVFGNQLLDQSVGGIKNLRNGMTGLLIVAMAMVVILGWLVMRTLSVSLDQVEASVHALARGDLTARVPDLGDNNEIGRVGKRINAMADGMKRLMSLITLHSGSITACASELIKIREFVSADARDSQAVVERVSDKNGALAHEITQVKEAIIRATEALHSISSAAQQVSDNVFVIAAGSEEASSNITTVAAAAEEITANISGVNNNLAQVNQSVMFVTHSIQEITGAFEAIRQRCVAANKESMQTNQHAHATRKVMQKLSDSAREIGDVVTVINHIAGQTNMLALNASIEAAGAGEAGKGFSVVANEVKDLAQKTANATRMISEKTLEIQAITTEVSIANEEIVASVERINRANSAITSSVDDQSKTICDIASSMNSVSDASSEVTRNAQELNVAAQDVARAAAEAATGTSEIARSAAEVANSSQQVANSSKEALDMANAILTAAQTTENESSIVQQEMVKANRIADLMRGSAAHFARMGTVLQDMSNALYAAQMELDIGTPLFNIRDIKEYYLSWQSNLEQVLSGRIQLSRAQLPSPQESALGTWLQNEGRVHLTSSAACKHVETLQPKLHELIEKIVTAASQEGGDAAPASERYFAEFLTTCKQMFQYLDQLFLQDATPDGEERLFFPWDDQLNTGLSEIDNDHRKLVNMVNDLHAAMQRGEGSVAISAILRRLAEYTQFHFGREEQYFTQYGYPETEAHKAAHRKLLESVTELIKRFESGKFSVAIDLLAFAKSWLVDHIMKTDMRYVPYLKEKGVT, encoded by the coding sequence ATGAAAACACGCGGATTGAGTATCAAGGGCAAACTTTTCCTGGCCTTTCTGGCGCCGATCATCATCCTCTCCGGGATCAACGTCTGGGGATTCGTGGCCACGCAAGCCATCTCGTCCCAGACCGATGTTCTCAAACAAGAGGGCATTGCCCTGGCCATGGTGGCGCGGGATTTGGAACGCGATGTCATCCAGGTCCAACAATACTTGTCGGACGTTTCGGCGACCCGTGGCCGGGATGGCTTGAACGACGGGTTTGACGAGGCCGAAAAGAGTGCCCGCTCCTTCAAGGCAGGATTGGATCGCTTCCGAAAACATGCCGAGCAAGCCGGGGACCAGGCCTCCCTGCGCAGCGTCGAAGAGATCGCCACACGCTTCGCCGCCTACTATACCCTGGGTCAAAAAATGGCCCATGACTACGTCGATGGCGGTCCCGATGCGGGAAATCGGCAAATGGCCTCTTTCGACAAAGAGGCAGAAGCCCTGGGAGAAGTTTTGCAACCTTTTGTCGCCCAACGCATGGTCTTTGGCAATCAGTTACTGGATCAGTCCGTTGGTGGCATCAAAAATTTACGGAATGGCATGACCGGTTTGTTGATCGTTGCCATGGCCATGGTTGTGATTTTGGGGTGGCTGGTCATGCGTACCCTGTCGGTCTCCCTGGACCAGGTCGAGGCGTCGGTCCATGCCTTGGCCCGTGGCGACTTGACGGCCAGGGTTCCTGACCTGGGGGACAACAACGAGATTGGCCGGGTAGGCAAGCGCATCAACGCCATGGCGGATGGCATGAAGCGTTTGATGTCCCTGATCACGCTGCATTCGGGCAGCATCACCGCCTGTGCCTCAGAACTGATCAAAATCAGGGAGTTTGTAAGCGCCGATGCCAGGGACTCCCAGGCGGTGGTGGAACGGGTGTCGGACAAGAACGGAGCGCTTGCCCACGAAATCACCCAGGTCAAGGAGGCGATCATCCGGGCCACGGAGGCGTTGCACAGCATCTCGTCGGCTGCCCAGCAGGTTTCCGACAATGTTTTCGTGATCGCCGCAGGTTCGGAGGAGGCCAGCAGCAACATCACCACCGTGGCGGCGGCAGCCGAAGAGATCACAGCCAACATCTCCGGGGTGAACAACAACCTGGCCCAGGTCAACCAGTCGGTGATGTTTGTGACACACTCCATCCAGGAGATCACCGGGGCATTCGAGGCCATCCGCCAGCGTTGCGTGGCCGCCAACAAGGAGTCCATGCAGACCAACCAGCATGCCCACGCCACCCGGAAAGTGATGCAAAAGTTGTCCGACTCGGCCCGTGAAATCGGTGACGTGGTCACGGTCATCAATCACATCGCCGGTCAGACCAACATGTTGGCCCTGAACGCATCCATCGAGGCAGCCGGAGCGGGAGAGGCAGGCAAGGGGTTTTCGGTGGTGGCCAACGAGGTCAAGGATCTGGCCCAGAAAACTGCCAATGCCACCCGGATGATCTCTGAAAAAACCTTGGAGATTCAGGCTATCACGACAGAGGTTTCCATCGCGAACGAAGAAATTGTCGCCAGTGTCGAACGGATCAACAGGGCCAATTCGGCCATCACCTCCTCGGTGGATGACCAGTCAAAAACCATCTGCGATATCGCCAGCTCCATGAACAGCGTGTCAGACGCATCCAGCGAAGTGACCCGCAACGCCCAGGAGTTGAATGTGGCCGCCCAGGATGTCGCCAGAGCCGCAGCGGAGGCAGCCACCGGTACCAGCGAAATCGCCCGCTCTGCCGCCGAGGTCGCCAACTCCTCCCAGCAGGTGGCCAATTCGAGCAAAGAAGCCCTGGATATGGCCAACGCCATCCTGACGGCGGCACAAACGACCGAAAACGAATCCTCGATCGTGCAGCAGGAGATGGTCAAGGCCAACCGGATCGCCGATCTGATGCGCGGATCGGCTGCGCATTTTGCTCGTATGGGAACCGTTCTCCAGGATATGAGCAACGCCCTCTATGCCGCCCAGATGGAGTTGGACATCGGAACGCCACTCTTCAACATTCGTGATATCAAGGAGTACTATCTCTCCTGGCAAAGCAACCTGGAACAGGTGCTCTCCGGGCGCATTCAGTTATCCAGGGCGCAACTCCCCTCCCCCCAGGAGTCCGCTTTGGGAACCTGGTTGCAAAATGAGGGGCGGGTCCACTTGACCTCGTCAGCTGCCTGCAAACATGTTGAAACACTCCAACCCAAACTGCACGAACTGATCGAAAAAATCGTCACTGCGGCTTCGCAAGAGGGAGGAGACGCCGCTCCGGCCAGTGAAAGGTATTTTGCCGAATTCTTGACCACCTGCAAACAGATGTTTCAATACCTGGACCAATTGTTCCTGCAAGATGCCACGCCGGATGGAGAGGAACGACTGTTTTTCCCCTGGGATGATCAACTGAACACCGGCCTGTCGGAGATCGACAATGACCACCGCAAACTGGTGAATATGGTCAATGACCTCCACGCAGCCATGCAACGCGGCGAAGGAAGCGTGGCCATCAGCGCCATTCTCAGAAGGTTGGCCGAATATACCCAATTTCATTTTGGCCGGGAGGAGCAGTATTTCACCCAGTACGGATACCCGGAAACCGAAGCCCACAAGGCCGCGCACAGGAAGCTTCTGGAATCGGTTACCGAACTGATCAAACGTTTTGAATCCGGCAAGTTCTCGGTGGCCATCGACCTGCTGGCTTTCGCCAAAAGCTGGCTGGTCGATCACATCATGAAGACCGACATGCGCTACGTCCCGTACCTCAAGGAGAAAGGTGTGACGTAG
- the thiS gene encoding sulfur carrier protein ThiS, with protein sequence MNVILNGETRDFPSGSTIADMLQTLQLDSQRVAVEKNLEVVRKDRFADTRLNDGDRLEVVHFIGGGAPKPKSVAPGDPLLLAGRTYHSRLLVGTGKYKDFDETVRAINASGAEIVTVAVRRVNITDPKAPMLTDHLDPKKFTYLPNTAGCYNADEAVRTLRLAREAGGWDLVKLEVLSDPKFLWPNNPETLLAAKTLIAEGFKVMVYTTDDPHMCQRFEEMGCVAVMPLAAPIGSGLGIRNPWTIRMIVEQARIPVLVDAGVGTASDAAIAMELGCDGVLMNTAIAEAQDPVRMATAMKLAIQAGREAFLAGRMPRRTHAAASSPIDGTFF encoded by the coding sequence ATGAACGTCATACTCAACGGTGAAACCCGCGATTTTCCCTCCGGAAGCACCATCGCGGACATGTTGCAAACCCTGCAACTCGACAGCCAAAGAGTTGCTGTGGAGAAAAACCTGGAGGTGGTCAGAAAGGACCGTTTTGCCGATACCCGCCTCAACGATGGAGACCGGTTGGAAGTGGTTCATTTCATTGGCGGGGGAGCCCCGAAACCTAAGAGCGTTGCCCCCGGGGATCCCTTGCTGTTGGCTGGCCGGACCTATCACAGCCGTCTGCTGGTGGGAACGGGAAAGTACAAGGATTTTGACGAAACGGTGCGCGCCATCAACGCTTCGGGTGCCGAGATTGTCACTGTGGCTGTGCGTCGGGTCAATATCACGGATCCCAAGGCCCCCATGCTGACCGACCATCTCGACCCGAAAAAGTTCACCTATCTTCCCAACACGGCGGGTTGCTACAACGCCGACGAGGCAGTGCGCACTCTCCGCCTGGCCCGGGAAGCTGGTGGCTGGGATCTGGTCAAGCTTGAGGTTCTTTCCGATCCAAAATTTCTCTGGCCCAACAACCCGGAGACCCTTTTGGCTGCCAAGACCCTTATTGCCGAGGGGTTCAAGGTGATGGTGTACACCACGGATGACCCGCACATGTGTCAACGTTTCGAGGAGATGGGGTGTGTGGCTGTCATGCCTTTGGCGGCGCCCATCGGTTCCGGTCTGGGTATCCGCAACCCCTGGACCATTCGCATGATTGTCGAGCAGGCGCGCATTCCGGTTCTGGTGGATGCCGGGGTGGGCACCGCTTCGGACGCGGCGATTGCCATGGAGCTTGGGTGCGATGGCGTTTTGATGAATACAGCCATTGCCGAGGCCCAGGATCCGGTCCGCATGGCTACCGCCATGAAGTTGGCCATACAGGCTGGGCGAGAAGCTTTCTTGGCCGGACGCATGCCGCGCCGGACGCATGCCGCAGCCTCTTCCCCCATCGATGGCACGTTTTTTTAA
- the accB gene encoding acetyl-CoA carboxylase biotin carboxyl carrier protein codes for MDLREIRQLLKMLATTDVAEIEIKQENGATVRVTRDRGQFAPTVRADVLPSPGEIATRFAISGPPVGAPGSAPPGVSGEERSPTAKLVTSPMVGTFYNAPSPEAPPFVKPGDWVKMGDTLCIIEAMKLMNEIEAEVGGRVLQILKENATPVEYGEELFLIEPG; via the coding sequence ATGGACCTCAGGGAGATACGCCAACTCCTGAAAATGCTGGCCACGACCGATGTGGCCGAAATCGAGATCAAACAGGAGAACGGCGCCACAGTGCGGGTAACCCGGGACCGGGGTCAGTTTGCGCCCACCGTGCGGGCAGACGTTCTACCCTCCCCCGGTGAGATCGCAACAAGGTTTGCCATCTCCGGTCCGCCCGTCGGCGCGCCAGGATCCGCCCCCCCGGGTGTGTCCGGCGAAGAACGCTCGCCAACTGCCAAACTGGTGACCTCACCCATGGTCGGCACCTTCTACAATGCCCCCTCCCCGGAGGCCCCCCCCTTCGTCAAACCGGGGGACTGGGTCAAAATGGGTGATACCCTGTGCATCATCGAGGCCATGAAGTTGATGAATGAAATCGAAGCTGAAGTGGGTGGGCGCGTCCTGCAAATCCTCAAGGAAAATGCCACGCCCGTGGAGTACGGCGAAGAGTTGTTTCTCATCGAGCCCGGCTGA
- a CDS encoding tyrosine recombinase XerC: MFQADTPTPSHPGKSPGDHATLPEGTEPGASAILVPHGDLFLRHLVLRRHSPHTIAAYRRDLNHFAAFWRDRHQRVLTDADLPVIDKEDMRAFMGMAHRTGLARSTQQRRIASIRAWYHFLEREGWVTTNPARLVHTPKLPKRLPRAPSEADTGRLLDAPAPTPDTCTGWPMVRALRDAAILELLYSSGLRIGELCALDLAGLDLRQEEVRVLGKGNKERIVRVGSWAARAIEKYMHARQQFFPGLPLEGAIFVGRQRGRIHPREAQRLIERLRRQLSLPEQTTPHSLRHAFATHLLQAGADLRALQEMLGHASLSTTQRYTHLDLTHLASIYDAAHPRARRCLPDHVADGP; this comes from the coding sequence ATGTTCCAAGCTGATACCCCCACCCCGTCGCATCCAGGGAAGTCGCCTGGAGATCATGCCACTCTCCCGGAGGGGACCGAACCGGGGGCTTCCGCCATCCTGGTGCCGCACGGTGACCTGTTTCTGCGTCACCTGGTTTTGCGGCGCCACTCGCCGCATACCATCGCCGCCTATCGGCGTGATCTGAACCACTTTGCCGCCTTCTGGCGTGACCGTCACCAGAGGGTTTTGACCGATGCGGATCTTCCCGTGATCGACAAGGAGGATATGCGTGCCTTCATGGGCATGGCGCATCGGACGGGGTTGGCGCGCAGCACCCAGCAACGCCGGATCGCTTCGATTCGGGCCTGGTACCATTTTTTGGAGCGGGAGGGCTGGGTGACCACCAACCCGGCGCGTCTCGTCCACACGCCGAAATTGCCCAAAAGGTTGCCTCGTGCCCCCAGCGAGGCCGACACCGGACGCCTTTTGGATGCCCCCGCACCGACGCCGGACACCTGCACCGGCTGGCCGATGGTGCGCGCTCTGCGCGATGCCGCCATTCTGGAACTTTTGTACAGTTCCGGTTTGCGTATCGGCGAACTGTGCGCTCTGGATCTTGCCGGCCTGGATCTGCGCCAGGAGGAGGTACGGGTCTTGGGCAAGGGCAACAAGGAACGCATCGTCCGGGTTGGTTCATGGGCTGCGCGGGCCATCGAAAAATATATGCATGCCAGGCAACAATTTTTTCCCGGGTTGCCGCTTGAAGGGGCGATATTCGTTGGCCGGCAGAGGGGACGCATCCATCCGCGGGAGGCCCAACGCCTGATCGAAAGGTTGCGGCGTCAGTTGTCTTTGCCCGAGCAGACCACACCCCATTCGTTGCGCCACGCCTTTGCAACACATCTCCTTCAGGCCGGCGCGGACTTGCGTGCCCTCCAGGAGATGCTGGGACATGCTTCGCTCTCGACGACGCAACGCTACACCCACCTGGATCTGACCCATCTGGCTTCCATCTACGATGCGGCCCACCCGCGGGCGCGGCGTTGTCTCCCAGACCATGTGGCGGATGGGCCATGA